The window AGTGAAAGCCCTTAAAGACTATGGCGATAATGCCTATATAATTGGTATTGTCACAGATAAGAAAGGTGTAGAGATATGAATAGGGTAGTAGTTTTGGTTTCGGGCAGTGGCACAAACCTCCAGTCCATTATTGATAACGTCAATTCTGGTTATCTGAATATAGATATAGCAGCGGTTATATCGGATAGGCCCGGCGCGTATGCTCTGGAACGGGCACGGCTAAACGGTATAGAGGCCATTTGCATACCCAGGAAGGAGCTGGGCAAGCAGAATTTTGACCGTAAGCTTTTGGAAACTGTAGAAGCTTTTAAACCGGACCTGGTGGTGCTGGCGGGATTTTTAACTATACTGAGCAGTGAATTTGTTGAGAGATTTCAAGGAAAGATCATCAATATTCATCCATCTCTTATACCGTCTTTTTGTGGCAAGGGTTATTATGGTGAAAGGGTACACAAAGCGGCTATAGATTATGGTGTGAAAGTGAGCGGTTGCACCGTACACTTTGTAGATGCGGGAACGGATACAGGACCTATAATATTTCAGCAAGCGGTAGAGGTAAAAGACGATGATACCCCTGAAACCCTTGCCAGAAGGATACTAGAACACGAACATCGATTGTTGCCAAAAGCTATTAAATATTTTTTTGAGGGAAGATTAAAGATTCGGGGCAGAAAGGTATATATATCACAGTCGTAATTATAAAAAATAATTATTGGAGGGATGAAATTGATTAAAAGAGCATTGATAAGCGTATCGAATAAAGAGGGAATTATTGATTTTGCCAGAGAACTGGCAGGTATGGGTGTGGAGATCATATCTACAGGTGGGACAGCTAAGGCCTTAAAGGAAAGCGGTATAAATGTCATAAATATATCCGATGTGACTGGTTTTCCTGAGATAATGGACGGGCGTGTTAAAACATTGCATCCCAACATTCACGGTGGACTTTTAGCAGTGAGGGATAATCCCGATCATATGGCCCAAATTGAGAAACTCGGCATAAAACCCATTGATATGGTAGTGGTGAACCTTTATCCCTTTAAAGAAACCGTGTTAAAAGAAGGTGTTACGCTGGAAGAGGCTATTGAAAATATCGATATCGGGGGCCCCAGTATGCTCAGAGCAGCGGCCAAAAATTATAAATATGTGGTGGTGATAGTGGATCCCGAGGATTATAAGACCGTGCTGGAGGAATTGAAGACCACCGGTGATGTAAGCTATCAGACTCGTTTCAGGCTTGCTGCTAAAGTATTTATACACACGAGCCATTACGACACGCTCATTGCT of the Caldanaerobius fijiensis DSM 17918 genome contains:
- the purN gene encoding phosphoribosylglycinamide formyltransferase, with product MNRVVVLVSGSGTNLQSIIDNVNSGYLNIDIAAVISDRPGAYALERARLNGIEAICIPRKELGKQNFDRKLLETVEAFKPDLVVLAGFLTILSSEFVERFQGKIINIHPSLIPSFCGKGYYGERVHKAAIDYGVKVSGCTVHFVDAGTDTGPIIFQQAVEVKDDDTPETLARRILEHEHRLLPKAIKYFFEGRLKIRGRKVYISQS